From Novosphingobium resinovorum, the proteins below share one genomic window:
- a CDS encoding lytic murein transglycosylase → MRSLRLPVFAVVLALPAAQACAQPESFPDYLRTVASHARSQSVSEAAITSVLTGLTPNERVIALDTSQPGSRGAPPPLAPYIAQHVGSSIVARGKSRYTSLASILPQIERRYGVPAPILFAIWGHETNFGSYTGDFDLARSLATLAWEGRRRELFESELIALMKMVDRGVPRSQLKGSWAGAFGYPQFLPSVYLRLAVDGDGDGRADIFSSSADTLASIANYFRDAGWRTGEPWGVRASLPSGFNVNAYATKLSSPSCAAVHARHSQWKPVSQWRALGVAPQGAIGGDVLASLFQPDGPGTPAYLLTGNYRVILQYNCSNYYAMSVGLLADEIAR, encoded by the coding sequence ATGCGATCGCTGCGTCTTCCCGTCTTCGCCGTCGTGCTTGCGCTTCCCGCCGCGCAGGCCTGCGCGCAACCGGAGTCCTTTCCCGATTACTTGCGCACGGTCGCCTCGCATGCCCGATCCCAAAGTGTGAGCGAAGCCGCCATCACCAGCGTGCTGACCGGCCTCACGCCCAACGAGAGGGTCATCGCGCTCGATACCTCGCAGCCCGGCAGCCGCGGGGCGCCGCCGCCACTGGCGCCTTATATCGCGCAGCACGTGGGCAGTTCGATCGTGGCGCGCGGCAAGTCGCGCTATACTTCACTTGCCTCGATCCTGCCGCAGATCGAGCGGCGATATGGCGTGCCCGCGCCGATTCTCTTCGCGATCTGGGGGCATGAGACCAATTTCGGCAGCTACACTGGCGACTTCGACCTCGCACGCTCGCTGGCGACGCTGGCCTGGGAAGGGCGCCGCCGCGAGCTGTTCGAGAGCGAGCTTATCGCCCTGATGAAGATGGTCGACCGGGGCGTGCCGCGGTCGCAGCTCAAGGGCAGCTGGGCAGGGGCCTTCGGGTATCCCCAGTTCCTGCCGAGCGTCTACTTGCGCCTTGCCGTCGATGGCGACGGGGACGGGCGGGCGGATATCTTCTCCAGTTCGGCCGACACGCTGGCCTCGATCGCGAACTATTTCCGCGACGCGGGTTGGCGCACCGGTGAGCCCTGGGGCGTGCGGGCCAGCCTGCCGTCCGGGTTCAACGTAAACGCCTATGCGACGAAGTTGTCGTCGCCGTCATGCGCCGCAGTTCATGCGCGCCATTCGCAGTGGAAGCCGGTTTCGCAATGGCGCGCCCTTGGCGTGGCGCCGCAGGGCGCGATCGGCGGCGATGTCCTCGCCTCGCTGTTCCAGCCCGACGGTCCGGGCACTCCGGCTTATCTGTTAACCGGTAATTATCGGGTGATCCTCCAGTACAACTGCTCGAACTACTACGCCATGTCCGTGGGGTTGCTTGCAGATGAGATTGCCCGTTAA
- a CDS encoding DNA polymerase III subunit delta', which produces MTMDKPFIGQDAAWQEWLAAIASERMHHAWLLSGGKGLGKRAFARAAAAELVRQPGHPMPDVETHPDIHILDHLPANDDEVKKKAEGKPYQTKRNITVDQVRGMIRRLAIKPTLGDRRAIVIDPADDMEKGAVNALLKALEEPPAGTYFLLVTHQPGRLLPTIRSRCRVLRFAALGPEQLDSVIRRDAPQADAAARAAAIAAAQGSPGVALDIVEHDLGGIHALMMRILQRGDPDFALRGALAEEMGGRPARDRQLAALELARAVLVQQLRDAPRRRQLGIIEAYGALTTLATQAPTYNFDAGLLIMEIGGLLASAAMPREAAR; this is translated from the coding sequence ATGACCATGGACAAGCCCTTCATCGGTCAGGACGCCGCGTGGCAGGAATGGCTGGCCGCCATCGCATCCGAGCGCATGCACCATGCTTGGCTACTGAGCGGCGGCAAGGGCCTGGGCAAGCGCGCTTTCGCGCGCGCTGCGGCCGCCGAACTGGTCCGTCAGCCGGGCCACCCGATGCCTGACGTGGAAACGCATCCCGACATCCATATCCTCGACCACCTTCCCGCCAATGACGACGAGGTGAAGAAGAAGGCCGAGGGCAAGCCTTACCAGACCAAGCGCAACATCACCGTCGATCAGGTGCGCGGCATGATCCGCCGCCTCGCGATCAAGCCCACGCTTGGCGATCGCCGCGCCATCGTGATCGACCCGGCCGACGACATGGAGAAGGGCGCCGTCAACGCGCTTCTCAAAGCGTTGGAAGAGCCGCCCGCCGGTACGTATTTCCTTCTCGTCACGCATCAGCCCGGCCGCCTGCTGCCCACCATCCGTTCGCGCTGCCGCGTCCTCCGCTTCGCCGCACTCGGGCCGGAACAACTCGACTCTGTCATCCGCCGCGATGCGCCCCAGGCCGATGCCGCCGCGCGCGCGGCCGCGATCGCTGCCGCGCAAGGGTCGCCCGGCGTGGCGCTCGATATCGTCGAGCACGATCTCGGCGGCATTCACGCGCTGATGATGCGCATCCTGCAGCGCGGCGACCCTGACTTCGCCTTACGCGGTGCACTGGCCGAAGAGATGGGCGGCAGACCGGCACGCGACCGTCAGTTGGCAGCGCTTGAGCTTGCCCGCGCCGTCCTCGTCCAGCAGCTTCGCGATGCCCCGCGTCGACGCCAGCTCGGAATTATCGAAGCCTATGGCGCCTTGACGACGCTGGCGACGCAGGCTCCGACCTACAATTTCGATGCCGGGCTCCTCATAATGGAAATTGGCGGGTTGCTGGCCTCGGCCGCGATGCCTAGAGAAGCGGCACGTTAG
- a CDS encoding SPOR domain-containing protein — protein sequence MRLPVNHALPLAALILLGSGGALAASRTPQVAAPATGPAADYPVVVGEPFTIGSTVWTPTDQLNYDAVGGVITGEGTGVTAAHKTLPLPSYAEVTALDTGRTILVRIERRGPMVNDALIELSADASAQIGLAPGSRAQVRVRRVNPPEQERALLRAGGRAPERMETPEGLLKVLRRKLADQSPLVPPPSTPPAMPAGEPPAMVKAPAAKPVAAPKVARPASVAPTVPPAARPSQTVPPSPPKAPAPKPAAPAAKPKPEAAKPAEKGSTYVQVAAFSSESSARKVAAQLGGSVSPAGKFWRVRLGPYANRAKAAPALEKAKGAGYRDARILGAD from the coding sequence ATGAGATTGCCCGTTAACCATGCCCTGCCGCTTGCGGCGCTGATCCTGCTCGGTTCGGGAGGGGCCTTGGCCGCTTCCCGCACTCCGCAGGTCGCTGCTCCTGCTACGGGGCCTGCCGCCGATTATCCGGTCGTCGTCGGCGAACCTTTCACCATCGGCAGCACCGTCTGGACGCCGACCGACCAGCTCAACTACGACGCGGTCGGCGGTGTCATCACCGGCGAAGGCACCGGCGTGACTGCCGCGCACAAGACTTTGCCATTGCCCAGCTATGCGGAGGTGACAGCGCTCGACACCGGCCGCACCATCCTCGTACGGATCGAGAGGCGCGGCCCGATGGTAAACGATGCACTCATCGAACTGTCGGCCGATGCTTCGGCGCAGATCGGTCTCGCTCCCGGCTCCAGGGCGCAAGTGCGGGTACGCCGCGTCAATCCGCCGGAGCAGGAGCGCGCGCTCCTTCGGGCCGGCGGCCGGGCGCCGGAGCGCATGGAAACGCCCGAAGGACTGCTCAAGGTCCTGCGCCGCAAACTGGCGGATCAGTCGCCGCTGGTCCCGCCGCCTTCCACGCCGCCGGCAATGCCTGCGGGAGAACCGCCTGCGATGGTCAAGGCTCCGGCCGCGAAGCCGGTGGCAGCACCGAAGGTGGCCAGGCCCGCATCCGTCGCCCCGACCGTACCGCCCGCCGCCCGCCCGTCGCAAACGGTGCCCCCTTCGCCGCCCAAGGCCCCCGCTCCGAAGCCCGCCGCTCCGGCGGCGAAGCCCAAACCGGAAGCGGCCAAGCCTGCCGAGAAGGGCTCGACTTACGTACAGGTAGCCGCGTTTTCCTCCGAATCCTCGGCTCGCAAGGTCGCCGCGCAACTCGGTGGCAGCGTGTCCCCGGCAGGCAAGTTCTGGCGCGTGCGGCTCGGTCCTTACGCGAACCGTGCAAAAGCCGCGCCGGCGCTGGAGAAGGCGAAAGGCGCGGGCTATAGGGATGCCCGAATCCTCGGCGCGGACTGA
- the tmk gene encoding dTMP kinase translates to MMQGRFIALEGGEGAGKSTQARLLAEALRGLGLKVVTTREPGGTPGAEAIRALLLDGVEGDGGESWNPRAEALLFAAARSDHVHRLIRPALARGAWVICDRYLDSSRAYQGGGGGLSDADIASLHAIGSEGLLPDLTLLVEVTPAVAVHRLALRDTDGSDRIGGRDAAYHARVASAFSVFAEAEPARFARIDGDGDAQATHALVMTALAPLLS, encoded by the coding sequence ATGATGCAGGGTCGATTCATCGCGCTCGAGGGGGGGGAAGGGGCGGGCAAGTCCACGCAGGCCCGCCTGCTGGCCGAAGCCTTGCGTGGGCTTGGCCTGAAGGTGGTCACCACCCGCGAGCCGGGCGGCACTCCGGGGGCAGAGGCGATCCGTGCCCTGCTCCTCGATGGCGTCGAGGGGGACGGCGGCGAAAGCTGGAACCCGCGCGCCGAGGCGCTTTTGTTCGCCGCCGCACGATCCGACCATGTCCACCGCCTGATCCGCCCGGCGCTTGCGCGCGGGGCATGGGTGATCTGCGACCGCTATCTCGATTCGAGCCGCGCTTATCAGGGCGGCGGCGGTGGTCTGTCCGACGCCGACATCGCCTCCCTCCACGCCATCGGCAGCGAGGGGCTACTGCCCGACCTGACGCTGCTGGTGGAAGTCACGCCTGCGGTGGCCGTGCACAGGCTTGCCCTGCGCGACACCGATGGCAGCGACCGCATCGGCGGGCGGGACGCCGCCTATCACGCCCGCGTGGCCAGCGCGTTCTCGGTCTTCGCCGAGGCGGAGCCCGCCCGCTTCGCCCGGATCGACGGCGACGGCGATGCGCAGGCCACCCATGCCCTCGTAATGACGGCGCTGGCACCGCTACTGTCATGA
- a CDS encoding D-alanyl-D-alanine carboxypeptidase family protein, producing MKSFSNIVKLALAVTIPASASAASIPAPPPQVAPIPVSLLVDLGSGQVLAQKHPDTPFLPASVTKVMTAYVAFEEIGAGRLRMDRQFQERPETEKEWFAKGTNMYITTKDRPTTRDLLHGIMTASANDAAVVLGEGYAGSVQGWAAKMNDAARRLGMTRSHYNTPNGWMDEGNTYVTASDLVRLADAMITRYPDLYREFSGHKHWIWRDVHMRSHDPTVGVVPGADGIKTGYTREAGYNFLGTAERGGRRLVMVLAGSPLPKVRDDAAKALLEWGFAAWDTRHLFDQGQTIAQAKVQGGDARSLPLVANREVHATIPRGTQPGITLAVHYSGPIKAPIRKGEQVGELEIRVAGLAPGRVPLYAGRDVGTAGWLDRLLNGLINLFT from the coding sequence TTGAAGTCGTTTTCCAATATCGTGAAGCTGGCCCTGGCCGTAACCATACCGGCGAGTGCCTCGGCCGCCTCCATCCCGGCCCCGCCGCCGCAGGTTGCGCCGATACCGGTAAGTCTGCTGGTCGATCTCGGCTCCGGCCAGGTGTTGGCGCAGAAACATCCCGATACGCCCTTCCTGCCCGCCTCGGTGACCAAGGTGATGACCGCCTACGTCGCCTTCGAGGAAATCGGCGCGGGCCGTCTCCGCATGGACCGCCAGTTCCAGGAGCGCCCCGAGACCGAGAAGGAATGGTTCGCCAAGGGCACCAACATGTACATCACGACCAAGGACAGGCCGACCACGCGCGACCTGCTCCATGGCATCATGACCGCTTCGGCGAACGATGCCGCCGTCGTGCTGGGCGAGGGCTATGCGGGCAGCGTGCAGGGCTGGGCGGCGAAGATGAACGACGCCGCGCGGCGACTCGGCATGACGCGCAGTCACTATAACACTCCCAACGGCTGGATGGACGAGGGCAACACCTACGTCACCGCCAGCGATCTCGTGCGCCTCGCCGACGCCATGATCACGCGCTATCCCGACCTCTACCGCGAGTTCTCGGGCCACAAGCACTGGATCTGGCGCGACGTCCACATGCGCAGCCACGACCCGACGGTGGGCGTCGTGCCCGGCGCGGACGGCATCAAGACTGGATATACCCGCGAGGCTGGCTACAACTTCCTCGGCACGGCCGAGCGTGGGGGGCGCCGCCTCGTCATGGTGCTGGCGGGATCGCCGCTGCCCAAGGTGCGCGACGATGCGGCAAAGGCGCTGCTCGAATGGGGCTTTGCCGCGTGGGACACCCGCCACCTCTTCGACCAGGGCCAGACGATCGCGCAGGCCAAGGTTCAAGGCGGCGACGCCCGCTCGCTGCCGCTCGTCGCCAACCGCGAGGTTCACGCCACCATCCCGCGCGGCACTCAGCCGGGCATCACGCTTGCCGTCCACTACAGCGGACCGATCAAGGCGCCGATCCGCAAGGGCGAGCAGGTCGGCGAACTGGAGATCCGCGTCGCCGGGCTCGCACCGGGCCGCGTGCCGCTCTACGCGGGGCGTGACGTGGGGACTGCCGGATGGCTGGACAGGCTGCTGAACGGGCTTATCAACCTGTTCACATGA